A genomic stretch from Pseudomonas mendocina includes:
- a CDS encoding twin-arginine translocation pathway signal protein, with amino-acid sequence MKTEPDSVHLSRRSLLKVGMLGTALLGTAGLTATLTGCSSDTPQAGYAVLRESDLPFLQALIPVVLAGAVAPQQMKGAISTTLEHLDYSLNHLSPEMRKLTVQLFDVLALPITRGPLTGIWGSWKNASAEDVSRFLKRWENSSLSLLQMGHASLLQLVLMSWYSNEDAWAHCGYPGPPKI; translated from the coding sequence ATGAAGACCGAACCTGACTCAGTCCACCTGTCCCGCCGCAGCCTGCTTAAAGTCGGCATGCTGGGAACCGCTCTGCTCGGCACCGCCGGCCTGACCGCGACGCTCACAGGCTGCTCCTCTGATACGCCACAGGCAGGCTATGCCGTATTGCGCGAATCCGATCTGCCTTTTCTTCAGGCTCTGATACCTGTCGTCCTCGCCGGGGCTGTCGCGCCACAGCAGATGAAAGGCGCAATCAGCACCACACTGGAACACCTCGACTACAGCCTCAACCACCTGTCTCCAGAGATGCGCAAACTCACCGTGCAGCTCTTTGACGTGCTGGCTCTGCCCATCACCCGCGGCCCACTGACTGGTATTTGGGGCAGTTGGAAAAACGCTTCGGCAGAGGATGTCTCCCGTTTTCTCAAACGCTGGGAAAACAGTTCCCTCAGCCTGTTGCAGATGGGGCACGCCTCGCTCCTGCAACTGGTGCTGATGAGTTGGTACAGCAACGAGGATGCCTGGGCTCATTGTGGCTATCCCGGCCCGCCCAAGATCTGA
- a CDS encoding GMC family oxidoreductase produces MPVPDIFKEGLARGWKTYDGSSLTDDLTLEADVAIVGSGAGGGTTAEILSAAGYKVLIIEEGPLKTSDDFKMHEGKAYTSLYQEGIGRMSKDGAITIMQGRAVGGTTLINWTSSFRTPALTLEHWAKEHNVVGHSAEEMAPWFQRMEERLGVAPWIMPPNPNNDVIRTGCEKLGYEWAVIPRNVRGCWNLGYCGMGCPVNAKQSMLVTTIPATLENNGELLYLARAEKLIISGDKVSALECVAMDDRSVAPNGRKITVKARHYVLSGGGINTPALLMRSDAPDPHKRAGKRTFLHTVNFSAALFEQKINPFYGAPQSIYSDHFQWKDGPSGKMSYKLEVPPLHPALAATLLGRFGIDNALRMEQLPHTNMMLALMRDGFHPDSAEGTVELRSDGTPVLDYQMTDYTWDGIRRAFYSMAEIQFAAGAQHVMPMHANSRYVKTLAEAKFLIDSLNLELYSTRLGSAHVMGGCAMGEKPKQAVTDSLGRHHQLSNLSIHDGSLFPTSIGANPQLSIYGLTAKLATKLAERLKSA; encoded by the coding sequence ATGCCGGTACCCGATATATTCAAAGAAGGCCTAGCCCGCGGCTGGAAAACCTATGACGGTTCCAGCCTGACCGATGATCTGACCCTGGAGGCTGATGTCGCCATCGTCGGCAGTGGCGCCGGCGGCGGCACCACGGCGGAAATTCTCAGTGCCGCAGGCTACAAAGTGCTGATCATTGAGGAAGGCCCGCTAAAGACCAGCGACGACTTCAAGATGCACGAAGGCAAGGCCTACACCAGCCTGTACCAAGAAGGTATCGGACGCATGAGTAAAGATGGTGCCATCACCATCATGCAGGGCCGAGCGGTGGGGGGCACCACCCTGATCAACTGGACCTCCAGTTTCCGCACACCCGCACTCACCCTGGAACACTGGGCTAAAGAGCACAACGTTGTCGGCCACAGTGCCGAAGAGATGGCGCCCTGGTTCCAGCGAATGGAAGAGCGTCTTGGTGTCGCGCCGTGGATCATGCCGCCAAACCCGAATAATGATGTGATTCGTACTGGCTGCGAGAAATTGGGATACGAATGGGCGGTGATCCCCCGCAACGTGCGCGGTTGCTGGAACCTCGGCTATTGCGGCATGGGTTGCCCGGTCAACGCCAAGCAATCCATGCTGGTCACCACCATACCCGCCACGCTGGAGAACAACGGCGAGCTGTTGTACCTGGCCCGAGCAGAAAAGCTCATCATTTCAGGCGATAAAGTCAGTGCCTTGGAATGCGTAGCCATGGATGATCGCAGTGTCGCCCCCAATGGCCGGAAAATCACCGTCAAGGCGAGGCATTACGTGCTCAGTGGTGGCGGTATCAACACCCCGGCGCTGCTAATGCGCTCGGATGCCCCTGACCCGCACAAGCGAGCCGGTAAACGTACCTTCCTGCATACCGTTAACTTCTCAGCTGCGTTGTTTGAGCAGAAGATCAACCCGTTTTATGGCGCCCCACAGTCCATCTATTCGGATCACTTCCAGTGGAAGGATGGCCCAAGCGGAAAAATGTCCTACAAACTGGAAGTACCGCCACTGCATCCGGCGCTGGCGGCAACGTTACTGGGGCGTTTCGGTATCGACAATGCCCTGCGCATGGAACAGCTGCCCCACACCAACATGATGCTGGCACTGATGCGTGACGGCTTTCACCCTGATAGTGCCGAGGGCACTGTAGAGCTGCGCAGCGATGGCACACCGGTGCTGGACTACCAGATGACCGACTACACCTGGGATGGCATTCGCCGCGCCTTCTACTCCATGGCAGAGATTCAATTTGCCGCCGGTGCTCAGCACGTCATGCCCATGCATGCCAATTCGCGCTACGTAAAAACCCTGGCAGAAGCAAAGTTTCTGATCGACAGCCTCAACCTTGAGCTATACAGCACCCGCTTGGGCAGTGCCCACGTCATGGGTGGCTGCGCCATGGGTGAAAAACCCAAACAAGCTGTCACCGACAGTCTGGGCCGTCACCATCAGCTCAGCAACCTGTCCATTCACGACGGTTCGCTATTCCCCACCAGCATCGGCGCCAACCCCCAACTGTCGATTTACGGACTGACGGCCAAATTGGCGACGAAACTCGCCGAACGCCTTAAAAGCGCCTGA